One window from the genome of Labilithrix sp. encodes:
- a CDS encoding methyltransferase, with amino-acid sequence MSAEADTTDDTLFDGALRLRQPARKKGYRVNVDALLLAAFAGANEPVREDRARRLLATGGATATTAVRRVRHAVDLGAGVGAVGLALLHLGAAARVTFVEIEPELAALAAWNAEANGWAERAQTVNADVRAAMTRLRAGADLVVCNPPYVSPGRGRVPAVGRGARVGDLDVFLRAARAVAGRRARIAFVYPAIEATTLLTSMRALGLEPKRLRLVHARITEPARVVLVEAAAGKPGGLVIEPPLVELEGPRRSAELAALLTSPRA; translated from the coding sequence TTGAGCGCCGAGGCGGACACCACCGACGACACGTTGTTCGACGGCGCGCTGAGGTTGCGTCAGCCTGCGCGAAAGAAAGGCTATCGCGTGAACGTCGATGCGCTGCTCCTCGCGGCGTTCGCCGGCGCGAACGAGCCGGTGCGAGAGGACCGCGCGCGACGGCTCCTCGCGACGGGGGGGGCGACAGCGACGACGGCGGTGCGACGGGTGAGGCATGCCGTCGACCTCGGGGCTGGGGTTGGGGCGGTCGGGCTCGCCCTCCTTCATCTCGGGGCGGCCGCGCGGGTCACGTTCGTCGAAATCGAGCCGGAGCTCGCGGCGCTCGCGGCGTGGAACGCCGAGGCGAACGGCTGGGCGGAGCGCGCGCAGACGGTGAACGCCGACGTTCGCGCGGCGATGACGCGTCTCCGCGCCGGCGCGGATCTCGTCGTCTGCAATCCACCGTACGTCTCGCCGGGGCGCGGTCGGGTGCCGGCGGTGGGCCGCGGCGCGCGCGTCGGCGACCTCGACGTGTTCCTTCGTGCCGCTCGCGCCGTCGCCGGACGGCGCGCGCGCATCGCGTTCGTCTACCCCGCGATCGAAGCGACGACGCTCCTGACGTCGATGCGGGCGCTCGGCCTCGAGCCGAAGCGCCTGCGCCTCGTTCACGCGCGCATCACGGAGCCCGCGCGCGTCGTCCTCGTCGAGGCCGCCGCGGGCAAACCCGGCGGCCTCGTCATCGAGCCCCCGCTCGTCGAGCTGGAAGGCCCACGCCGCAGCGCCGAGCTCGCCGCGCTCCTCACGTCGCCACGCGCGTGA
- a CDS encoding RNA methyltransferase translates to MRALSIALVHHPVVDAGGAIVTSTLTTMDVHDLSRSARTYGCASLYLVHPIPAQQELAHRIIEHWTHGSSAKRIPDRKEALATVRVVATIEEARAQCGAGTELWATAARTLGAPAGWTEAAARLAQPGPPVLLLFGTSWGLAPSVIAAADVLIEPIHGPHADWNHLSVRAACAIALDRLTRVAT, encoded by the coding sequence GTGAGGGCGCTCTCGATCGCGCTCGTGCACCATCCCGTCGTCGACGCCGGCGGCGCGATCGTCACGAGCACGCTCACGACGATGGACGTCCACGACCTCTCGCGCAGCGCGCGGACGTACGGCTGCGCGTCGCTCTACCTCGTGCACCCGATCCCGGCGCAGCAGGAGCTCGCGCACCGCATCATCGAGCACTGGACCCACGGCTCGAGCGCGAAGCGCATCCCCGATCGCAAGGAGGCGCTCGCGACGGTGCGCGTCGTCGCGACGATCGAGGAGGCGCGCGCGCAATGCGGCGCCGGCACGGAGCTCTGGGCGACCGCAGCGCGCACGCTCGGCGCGCCGGCAGGGTGGACCGAAGCGGCGGCGCGCCTCGCCCAGCCGGGCCCCCCGGTGCTCCTCCTCTTCGGCACGAGCTGGGGCCTCGCCCCATCGGTGATCGCCGCCGCCGACGTCCTCATCGAGCCCATCCACGGCCCCCACGCCGACTGGAACCACCTCAGCGTCCGCGCCGCCTGCGCGATCGCGCTCGATCGCCTCACGCGCGTGGCGACGTGA
- the trmD gene encoding tRNA (guanosine(37)-N1)-methyltransferase TrmD — protein sequence MRVDLVTLFPELFETFLATSFVGKAVKGGELAVRFRSPREHGLGKHRSVDDTPYGGGSGMVMRVDVLVQTFEALDAEAAAAGEPRARRVLLTPQGRPFDQRAAERLAKEPAVMLICGRYEGFDERVRSFVDEEVSLGDFVMTGGEVAAMAVIEATVRLVPGVLGNHDSVREESHAEGGLLEYPQYTRPAEFRGHSVPEVLAGGHHAEIAKWRASQSLDRTRARRPDLLPREDGS from the coding sequence ATGCGCGTCGATCTCGTCACGCTCTTCCCGGAGCTGTTCGAGACGTTCCTCGCGACGAGCTTCGTCGGCAAGGCGGTCAAGGGCGGCGAGCTCGCGGTCCGCTTCCGTTCGCCGCGCGAGCACGGCCTCGGCAAGCACCGCAGCGTCGACGACACGCCGTACGGCGGCGGCAGCGGGATGGTCATGCGCGTCGACGTCCTCGTGCAGACGTTCGAGGCCCTCGACGCCGAGGCCGCGGCCGCGGGCGAGCCGCGCGCGCGCCGCGTCCTCCTCACGCCGCAGGGGCGCCCCTTCGATCAGCGCGCCGCGGAGCGCCTCGCGAAGGAGCCCGCGGTGATGTTGATCTGCGGCCGCTACGAGGGCTTCGACGAGCGCGTGCGCAGCTTCGTCGACGAGGAGGTCTCCCTCGGCGACTTCGTGATGACGGGCGGCGAGGTCGCGGCGATGGCGGTCATCGAGGCGACGGTGCGCCTCGTGCCGGGCGTCCTCGGCAACCACGACTCCGTGCGCGAGGAGTCCCACGCGGAGGGCGGCCTCCTCGAGTACCCGCAGTACACGCGCCCCGCCGAGTTCCGCGGCCACTCCGTCCCCGAGGTCCTCGCCGGCGGCCACCACGCCGAGATCGCGAAGTGGCGCGCGTCGCAGTCGCTCGATCGCACGCGCGCACGGCGCCCGGACCTCCTCCCGCGCGAGGACGGCTCGTGA
- the rimM gene encoding 16S rRNA processing protein RimM — protein sequence MAVSADTRGPDRWVPLAEIARPHGVRGEVRLKLFNADSDVLLEQDEVLVRLPDGEEHEVSVDKARRADDAILMKLHSVDDRDRAEELRGAHVCVRRRDFPPLEEGEHYGVDLVGLEARLGGERLGTITDVLTYPTVHVLSVTDGAKVWEIPMTEDYVGEVDLEGTVEVLTLDELEPVPARKPKPAKSAKGAKSSKPAKDA from the coding sequence GTGGCTGTCTCTGCGGACACGCGGGGCCCCGATCGCTGGGTGCCGCTCGCGGAGATCGCGCGGCCGCACGGGGTGCGCGGCGAGGTCCGGTTGAAGCTGTTCAACGCGGACTCCGACGTCCTGCTCGAGCAGGACGAGGTGCTGGTGCGCCTCCCCGACGGCGAGGAGCACGAGGTCTCGGTCGACAAGGCGCGCCGCGCCGACGACGCGATCCTCATGAAGCTCCACTCGGTCGACGATCGCGATCGCGCCGAGGAGCTCCGCGGCGCGCACGTCTGCGTCCGCCGTCGTGACTTCCCGCCGCTCGAGGAGGGGGAGCACTACGGCGTCGATCTGGTCGGCCTCGAGGCGCGCCTCGGCGGCGAGCGGCTCGGCACGATCACCGACGTCCTCACGTACCCGACCGTGCACGTCCTCTCCGTCACCGACGGCGCGAAGGTCTGGGAGATCCCGATGACGGAGGACTACGTCGGCGAGGTCGACCTCGAAGGCACGGTCGAGGTCCTCACGCTCGACGAGCTCGAGCCGGTGCCGGCCCGCAAGCCGAAGCCGGCGAAGAGCGCGAAAGGCGCGAAGAGCTCGAAGCCTGCGAAGGACGCGTGA
- a CDS encoding KH domain-containing protein: protein MPLKELIKAIAMELVDHPDQVVVTEIASEHNSLIELRVAKEDIGKVIGKEGRTAQSMRTILAAVSTKLGKRAHLDIVD from the coding sequence ATGCCGCTGAAAGAGCTAATCAAAGCGATCGCGATGGAGCTCGTGGATCACCCCGATCAGGTCGTCGTGACCGAGATCGCGAGCGAGCACAACAGCCTGATCGAGCTACGCGTGGCGAAGGAAGACATCGGCAAGGTGATCGGCAAAGAAGGCCGCACCGCGCAGTCGATGCGGACGATCCTCGCCGCCGTCTCGACGAAGCTCGGCAAGCGCGCGCACCTCGACATCGTCGACTAG
- the rpsP gene encoding 30S ribosomal protein S16: protein MAVHIRLARAGTKKRPFYRIVVTDERSPRGGRFLENIGTFDPGKEMKVVDGKTPLFLDQERYAHWTGRGAQPSETLRRVIKASAKASATTAK, encoded by the coding sequence ATGGCCGTTCATATCCGTCTTGCCCGCGCTGGCACCAAGAAGAGGCCCTTCTACCGCATCGTCGTGACCGACGAGCGCAGCCCGCGTGGCGGCCGTTTCCTCGAGAACATCGGCACGTTCGACCCGGGCAAGGAGATGAAGGTGGTGGACGGCAAGACCCCGCTCTTCCTCGACCAGGAGCGCTATGCGCACTGGACCGGCCGCGGAGCCCAGCCGTCGGAGACGCTCCGCCGCGTCATCAAGGCCTCGGCGAAGGCCAGCGCAACGACCGCGAAGTAA
- a CDS encoding insulinase family protein, with protein sequence MKRALLFLSLLAACGGDPKPAPATPPKPVAVVDAGPPEPPDPLGPRPDLGDPAPYTPSVPVEYKRANGLRVWLLERHDLPIVSIQTVVPAGAAHDPDGKGGLAVATANMLDEGAGKRGPLDVSRDLDRLGATLQTGAYADYGYAQLTVLTKNLPDAAAIYADVVARPRFDPVEWRRVRDLWVNQLKARQSDPGDVSSVVIARKAYPANHPYAHPADGVLASAAKVGLDDVKRFYAARWRPDLATCVVVGDVTRADLDALLDKVFAAWTAKGAPPTEAGDKADFTGKDEKPPTARRVIVVDRPDAPQSVIAVTRRGISAFEEDAAGLVRVNGALGGSFTSRLNQDLREEHGWTYGAHSRFTFNRLRGLFVASAAVQTEHTGDALQATLTDIEAMQKGGLTDEEVDRTKKLARADLVQSYETVSAAAARLGRYAGVGQSADRDAVLSKLVARADKAKLGELAKGYLSLEGAVVVIVGPRAKIEPQLAKIGVTSLEASTPEGD encoded by the coding sequence GTGAAGCGCGCGCTCCTCTTCCTCTCGCTCCTCGCCGCGTGCGGCGGCGATCCGAAGCCCGCGCCCGCCACGCCGCCGAAGCCCGTCGCCGTGGTCGACGCCGGCCCGCCGGAGCCGCCCGATCCGCTCGGGCCGCGCCCCGACCTCGGCGATCCCGCGCCGTATACGCCCTCGGTGCCGGTCGAGTACAAGCGCGCGAACGGCCTCCGCGTGTGGCTGCTCGAGCGTCACGACCTGCCGATCGTCTCGATCCAGACCGTGGTGCCGGCCGGCGCGGCGCACGATCCGGACGGGAAGGGCGGGCTCGCGGTCGCGACCGCGAACATGCTCGACGAGGGCGCGGGCAAGCGCGGTCCGCTCGACGTCTCGCGCGACCTCGATCGCCTCGGCGCGACGCTCCAGACCGGCGCCTACGCCGACTACGGCTACGCGCAGCTGACCGTCCTCACGAAGAACCTCCCCGACGCGGCCGCGATCTACGCCGACGTCGTCGCGCGGCCGCGCTTCGATCCGGTCGAGTGGAGGCGCGTCCGCGATCTCTGGGTGAACCAGCTCAAGGCACGGCAGAGCGATCCCGGCGACGTCTCGAGCGTCGTCATCGCGCGCAAGGCGTACCCCGCGAACCACCCCTACGCGCACCCCGCCGACGGCGTCCTCGCCTCCGCGGCGAAGGTCGGCCTCGACGACGTGAAGCGCTTCTACGCGGCGCGCTGGCGGCCCGATCTCGCGACGTGCGTCGTCGTCGGCGACGTCACGCGCGCCGATCTCGACGCGCTGCTCGACAAGGTCTTCGCGGCGTGGACGGCGAAGGGCGCGCCCCCGACCGAGGCCGGCGATAAAGCCGATTTCACCGGAAAAGACGAGAAGCCCCCGACCGCGCGCCGCGTGATCGTCGTCGATCGCCCCGACGCGCCGCAGTCGGTCATCGCCGTCACGCGACGTGGGATCTCCGCGTTCGAGGAGGACGCGGCCGGCCTCGTCCGCGTGAACGGCGCGCTCGGCGGCAGCTTCACCTCGCGCCTCAACCAGGACCTCCGCGAGGAGCACGGCTGGACGTACGGCGCGCACTCGCGCTTCACGTTCAACCGCCTCCGCGGCCTCTTCGTCGCGTCGGCCGCGGTGCAGACCGAGCACACCGGCGACGCGCTGCAGGCGACGCTCACGGACATCGAGGCGATGCAGAAGGGCGGCCTCACCGACGAGGAGGTCGACCGCACGAAGAAGCTCGCGCGCGCGGACCTCGTCCAGTCGTACGAGACCGTCTCCGCCGCCGCGGCGCGGCTCGGGCGCTACGCTGGCGTCGGACAGAGCGCGGACCGCGACGCGGTGCTGAGCAAGCTCGTGGCGCGCGCCGACAAGGCGAAGCTCGGCGAGCTCGCGAAGGGCTACCTGTCGCTCGAGGGCGCGGTCGTCGTCATCGTCGGGCCGCGCGCGAAGATCGAGCCGCAGCTCGCGAAGATCGGCGTCACGAGCCTCGAGGCGAGCACGCCGGAGGGCGACTGA
- a CDS encoding insulinase family protein codes for MTVILHESHAVPTVVVNVSYDVGSRYEAKGRTGFAHLFEHLMFMGTKRVPTKMFDLWMEGAGGWNNAWTSNDRTDYYDVGPPSALPLLLWMEADRLKDLGPLMTLEKLDAQREVVRNERRQTSENTPYGKVELRLPELMYPEGHPYHHPVIGSHEDLEAATVDDVKGFFAQYYDPANATLVVAGDFDPAAVRPQIDRLFGALPSRGAPKDPGAPGFSDEKTTLTSVVRETIQDDVELEKVVMAWQSPKHFAPGDAELDLLSTALANGKASRLYKALVYDQKIAQSVEAAQESGTLGSSFVVGVLARPGVALDKIEAAMDKELEAVRTKELADDELTRAKNLVETAFVARLESVRERASLLAMYQAELKDPGYAPKDLERYRGATKAGVKAVAAKVLQPNARVVLRVVPKKGGGK; via the coding sequence ATGACCGTGATCCTCCACGAGAGCCACGCCGTCCCCACCGTCGTCGTGAACGTCTCCTACGACGTCGGCTCCCGCTACGAGGCGAAGGGGAGGACCGGGTTCGCGCACCTCTTCGAGCACCTCATGTTCATGGGGACGAAGCGCGTCCCGACCAAGATGTTCGATCTCTGGATGGAGGGCGCCGGCGGCTGGAACAACGCGTGGACCTCCAACGATCGCACGGACTACTACGACGTCGGGCCGCCCTCGGCGCTGCCGCTCCTCCTGTGGATGGAGGCCGATCGCCTGAAGGACCTCGGTCCGCTGATGACGCTCGAGAAGCTCGACGCGCAGCGGGAGGTCGTCAGGAACGAGCGCCGCCAGACGAGCGAGAACACGCCGTACGGCAAGGTCGAGCTGCGGCTCCCCGAGCTCATGTACCCGGAGGGCCACCCGTACCATCACCCCGTCATCGGCTCGCACGAGGACCTCGAGGCCGCCACCGTCGACGACGTGAAGGGCTTCTTCGCGCAGTACTACGATCCGGCCAACGCCACCCTCGTCGTCGCGGGCGACTTCGATCCCGCCGCGGTGAGGCCCCAGATCGATCGCCTCTTCGGCGCGCTCCCGTCGCGCGGCGCGCCGAAGGACCCCGGCGCGCCCGGCTTCAGCGACGAGAAGACCACGCTCACGAGCGTCGTGAGGGAGACGATCCAGGACGACGTCGAGCTCGAGAAGGTCGTGATGGCGTGGCAGTCCCCGAAGCACTTCGCGCCCGGCGACGCGGAGCTCGATCTCCTCTCGACCGCGCTCGCGAACGGCAAGGCGAGCCGCCTCTACAAGGCGCTCGTCTACGACCAGAAGATCGCGCAGAGCGTGGAGGCGGCGCAGGAGTCGGGCACGCTCGGGTCGAGCTTCGTCGTCGGCGTCCTCGCGCGCCCCGGCGTCGCGCTCGACAAGATCGAGGCCGCGATGGACAAGGAGCTCGAGGCCGTGCGCACGAAGGAGCTCGCCGACGACGAGCTCACGCGCGCGAAGAACCTCGTCGAGACGGCCTTCGTCGCGCGGCTCGAGAGCGTCCGCGAGCGCGCCTCGCTCCTCGCGATGTACCAGGCCGAGCTGAAGGACCCCGGCTACGCGCCGAAGGACCTCGAGCGTTACCGCGGCGCGACGAAGGCCGGCGTCAAGGCGGTCGCGGCGAAGGTGCTCCAGCCGAACGCGCGCGTCGTCCTCCGCGTCGTCCCGAAGAAGGGCGGTGGCAAGTGA